The Triticum aestivum cultivar Chinese Spring chromosome 3A, IWGSC CS RefSeq v2.1, whole genome shotgun sequence genome includes a region encoding these proteins:
- the LOC123059511 gene encoding splicing factor YJU2-like yields the protein MGERKVLNKHYPNDFDPAKIPRRRQPNNQQIKVRMMLPMSIRCGACGTYISKGTKFNSRKEDAASEAYLGIRIHRFYIKCTRCSAEIAFKTDPQNSDYTVESGASRNFEPWREAEAMVDREKRKRAAEEMGDEMRALENRAMDSKRGMDALTALEETLSMRSIHARVSADRMLEILNHSSCIAHHQNLKEGNTVLAEEDEELVRSITFRNSEYYVKRIEDDDDNEEDFGSEIINESSESMLDHPTDVLAKANDPESSNKEEGKKSLKSKMLKFIVKAKPAAANPHKKHKSTEAAAVQDSVKDNNEASEEKANVLHSLFQYDSDESDD from the coding sequence ATGGGCGAGCGCAAGGTGCTGAACAAGCACTACCCGAACGACTTCGACCCGGCGAAGATCCCGCGGCGGCGGCAGCCCAATAACCAGCAGATCAAGGTGCGCATGATGCTCCCGATGAGCATCCGCTGCGGCGCCTGCGGGACGTACATCTCCAAGGGCACCAAGTTCAACTCACGCAAAGAGGACGCCGCCAGCGAGGCCTACCTGGGCATACGAATACACAGGTTCTACATCAAGTGCACACGCTGCTCCGCCGAGATCGCCTTCAAGACGGACCCCCAGAACTCGGACTACACGGTGGAGTCAGGAGCCAGCCGCAACTTCGAGCCATGGCGCGAGGCTGAGGCTATGGTGGACAGGGAGAAGAGGAAACGAGCGGCGGAGGAGATGGGCGATGAGATGAGAGCGCTGGAGAACAGAGCCATGGATTCCAAGCGGGGTATGGACGCACTCACCGCTTTAGAGGAGACGCTGTCGATGAGGTCTATACATGCCCGCGTCTCCGCTGACCGGATGCTTGAGATTCTGAACCATTCttcttgtattgctcatcatcaaaATTTAAAGGAGGGAAACACAGTACTAGCAGAGGAAGACGAAGAACTCGTCAGATCAATCACTTTCCGAAACTCGGAATATTACGTTAAACGGATCGAAGACGACGATGACAACGAGGAAGATTTTGGGTCAGAGATCATCAACGAGTCTTCTGAATCAATGTTAGATCATCCAACAGATGTCTTGGCCAAAGCTAATGATCCTGAGAGTTCCAATAAAGAAGAAGGAAAGAAGAGCTTGAAATCTAAGATGCTCAAGTTCATTGTAAAGGCAAAGCCCGCTGCTGCAAATCCTCACAAGAAACACAAGAGTACTGAAGCTGCAGCTGTACAAGATAGCGTTAAGGACAACAATGAAGCTTCAGAAGAAAAGGCCAATGTTCTTCATTCACTCTTCCAGTATGACAGCGATGAAAGTGATGACTGA
- the LOC123063558 gene encoding uncharacterized protein, with protein MEMETETEMERESRKRPRVAAAAAEDPSLAAAASAEYAAWLEEMAVHEAKAAEFRKNLLANPLTAEQLRERKEAAWEKYNNESWERARDNWIWPPFEADTDISCMRFTNENINDPNYPRLVCTMATLQIVSVQVKEITDGLHWPLDVYGFVAVRDVVDRKRIMVFNRERDDYQRITEQDSYLTLTGPTRGVVMTIDPSYLEAKLKVRGATESEDKDLSKFAKTYSLGCYLPIKHTSKLCTLELQHYTVCSSVEATIRVQIIEGQFPRDFRGVLTASTDAESGVMISLLDFNNDELPVDADGSVKLSRQVISVKKGGNLKVSVWQRGVGEEEDQEITAASFVAKEAETSTNYMPMKKWKCWMEVSVAWSLFSCCLFA; from the exons atggagatggagacggagacggagatggagagggagtccaggaaaaggcctagggtagcggcggcggcggcggaggacccctctctggcggcggcggcgtcggccgaGTACGCGGCGTGGTTGGAAGAAATGGCGGTGCATGAGGCGAAGGCGGCTGAATTCCGCAAGAACCTGCTGGCGAATCCTTTGACGGCCGAGCAGTTGCGAGAGCGCAAGGAAGCCGCGTGGGAAAAGTACAACAACGAGTCGTGGGAGAGGGCTCGCGACAACTGGATCTGGCCTCCCTTCGAAGCCGACA CGGACATCTCTTGCATGCGCTTTACCAACGAAAATATCAACGACCCTAATTATCCACGCCTTGTCTGCACCATGGCAACTCTGCAGATTGTTTCAGTCCAGGTGAAGGAAATAACCGATGGGTTACATTGGCCGCTGGATGTTTATGGTTTTGTCGCTGTGCGTGATGTGGTGGATCGCAAACGCATTATGGTTTTCAACCGTGAAAGGGATGACTACCAAAGAATCACCGAGCAG GATTCCTACCTAACACTGACTGGTCCTACCCGTGGTGTTGTCATGACGATTGATCCTTCATATTTGGAGGCTAAGCTCAAAGTAAGAGGTGCTACTGAATCTGAGGACAAAGATTTGAGCAAATTTGCTAAGACGTACAGCTTAGGCTGCTACCTTCCTatcaagcacacaagcaagcttTGCACACTGGAGCTGCAGCATTACACTGTTTGTTCATCTGTGGAAGCCACAATCCGTGTTCAAATCATTGAAGGGCAGTTTCCTCGTGATTTCCGTGGTGTGCTTACTGCTAGCACGGACGCTGAAAGTGGTGTGATGATCTCATTACTGGATTTTAATAATGATGAGTTGCCAGTTGATGCTGATGGCTCTGTGAAGCTATCACGCCAAGTTATCTCTGTTAAAAAAGGGGGGAATCTGAAAGTTTCTGTCTGGCAACGGGGTGTTGGTGAGGAAGAAGATCAAGAGATAACTGCTGCATCATTTGTAGCTAAGGAAGCTGAAACAAGCACTAATTACATGCCGATGAAGAAATGGAAGTGCTGGATGGAAGTCAGTGTCGCCTGGTCCCTTTTCAGCTGTTG TTTATTTGCTTGA